From Streptomyces sp. NBC_01754, a single genomic window includes:
- a CDS encoding roadblock/LC7 domain-containing protein gives MSDDLSWMLEDALQIPHALHAVLISADGLQMSRTAEIGRGDADKVAAAVSGLQSLSRAVSFFCGEHGANWRQTLIEFDGGWVFLNAAGGGSYLAVAASAEVDMQDITYRMQQLVSRLGKAMSTGLRGDTVTS, from the coding sequence GTGAGCGACGACCTGTCCTGGATGCTTGAGGACGCGCTGCAGATTCCGCACGCTCTCCACGCGGTCCTGATTTCTGCCGACGGTCTCCAGATGTCCCGTACTGCGGAGATCGGCAGGGGCGATGCCGACAAGGTGGCCGCCGCCGTCTCCGGCCTGCAGTCGCTCAGCCGGGCCGTCAGCTTCTTCTGTGGTGAGCACGGAGCGAACTGGCGCCAGACCCTCATCGAGTTCGACGGAGGCTGGGTGTTCCTGAACGCTGCGGGCGGCGGCAGCTACCTTGCCGTGGCCGCGTCAGCCGAGGTCGACATGCAGGACATCACGTATCGGATGCAGCAGTTGGTCAGTCGGCTGGGCAAGGCGATGTCGACCGGCCTTCGCGGCGACACGGTCACCTCATGA
- a CDS encoding ATP-binding protein — MTNFWQDPTVWALAVGVAVAATVISRQRKFIKALRRQKQGLQGELTASQDRVADLGSTVTELRGGYDEVVRQAKDEAEEATNTVLKSAMRTLQGLAAEQQRAISGLQKKYGDSTVLRDMLDIDHMNSQFNRRAQSIAVLCGGWLGRQREDASVHDVIRGAQGRIRHYQRIDIASRVDFAVTSRAVEPIALTVAELLDNATSYSEPSTVVEVEVRTVPRGICVVIDDAGVGMSEEERTNATALLTSGSAVSVSELGNPPAFGFAVIGALCARFGFTVAIDSTSPYGGVRAVVMVPKELLTEMPEPKTPTSTPAVNATAASRGSALAATEGGLPRRRNKRGMALVPDGGGRSDEAPPARSAEARVAAMGAFQRGTLSGRDAGIPAAEGDTAADSHEGFDAP; from the coding sequence ATGACGAATTTTTGGCAGGATCCGACAGTCTGGGCGCTTGCCGTCGGCGTCGCTGTCGCCGCCACGGTAATCAGTCGCCAGCGAAAATTTATCAAGGCGCTACGTCGTCAAAAGCAGGGCCTTCAAGGTGAGCTGACCGCATCGCAGGACAGGGTCGCTGACCTCGGGTCCACCGTCACCGAGCTGCGCGGCGGCTACGACGAGGTGGTCCGCCAGGCCAAGGACGAGGCGGAGGAGGCCACAAACACCGTACTGAAGTCGGCCATGCGGACCCTTCAAGGCCTCGCCGCGGAGCAGCAGCGGGCCATCTCCGGGCTGCAGAAGAAGTACGGCGACTCGACCGTTTTGCGGGACATGCTGGATATCGACCACATGAACTCGCAATTCAACCGGCGTGCGCAGTCCATCGCTGTGCTGTGCGGTGGGTGGCTCGGCCGGCAGCGGGAGGATGCATCGGTCCATGATGTGATCCGCGGAGCGCAAGGCCGTATCCGGCACTACCAGCGCATCGACATCGCCTCACGGGTCGATTTCGCGGTGACCAGCCGTGCCGTCGAACCGATCGCGCTGACGGTGGCCGAGCTGCTCGACAACGCGACCAGCTATTCCGAGCCGTCCACCGTGGTCGAGGTCGAGGTTCGGACGGTGCCCCGGGGCATCTGCGTCGTGATCGACGACGCCGGTGTCGGCATGAGCGAGGAGGAACGGACGAACGCAACCGCTCTGCTGACCAGTGGGTCTGCGGTGAGCGTCTCGGAGCTCGGCAACCCTCCCGCGTTCGGTTTCGCGGTGATCGGTGCCCTGTGTGCGCGGTTCGGGTTCACGGTCGCCATCGACAGCACCTCTCCCTACGGCGGCGTCCGCGCGGTGGTGATGGTGCCGAAGGAGTTGTTGACCGAGATGCCCGAGCCCAAGACACCCACTTCCACGCCAGCGGTCAACGCCACCGCCGCGAGCCGTGGTTCGGCTCTCGCGGCGACAGAGGGCGGGCTGCCCCGGCGACGGAACAAGCGCGGCATGGCGCTCGTGCCGGACGGCGGCGGCAGGTCTGACGAAGCGCCGCCGGCCCGGTCAGCAGAAGCGCGGGTGGCGGCCATGGGCGCGTTTCAGCGTGGCACTCTCAGCGGTCGAGATGCAGGGATACCGGCTGCCGAAGGTGATACCGCTGCCGATTCACACGAAGGATTCGATGCCCCGTGA
- a CDS encoding IS701 family transposase, translating to MQAEIADGWSGVFGDFVARFAGRFGRVESRRRVVSYLRGLLSETERKNGWTLAETAGDGGPQGMQRVLNHYVWDAGALRDDVRDAVVELLGDPEQGILILDETGFLKKGTRSAGVARQYSGTAGRIENSQIGVFLAYGSGKGRALIDRELYLPKDWTADRERCRAAGIEDDVEFATKPDLGLRMLQRAVEAGIPFGWVTADAVYGQTSRIRLWLEEHEIPHVLAVPKSQMVITMKFFGQARAHELISRLADEEWKPLTCGNGAHGPRVYDWAAAPIRPWREEGWDRWLLARRSLTDPTDIAYYICFFPAGTPLEELVRIAGSRWMVEECFQAAKNETGLDHYQVRGYTAWYRHITLSMAALAFLAILRAEAKRGIPKPMASDPSYP from the coding sequence ATGCAGGCAGAGATAGCTGACGGTTGGTCAGGTGTATTCGGTGACTTCGTGGCGCGGTTCGCGGGCCGGTTCGGGCGGGTGGAGTCGCGGCGGCGGGTGGTGTCCTACCTGCGGGGACTGCTCAGCGAGACGGAACGCAAGAACGGCTGGACCCTGGCGGAGACCGCCGGTGACGGCGGTCCCCAGGGCATGCAGCGGGTGCTGAACCACTACGTGTGGGACGCCGGGGCTCTGCGCGACGATGTCCGCGACGCGGTCGTGGAACTTCTTGGGGATCCCGAACAGGGAATTCTCATCCTCGACGAGACGGGATTCCTGAAGAAGGGCACCCGGTCGGCGGGGGTGGCCCGGCAGTACTCGGGGACGGCCGGCCGGATTGAGAATTCCCAGATCGGCGTCTTCCTGGCCTACGGATCCGGGAAGGGGCGGGCCCTGATCGACCGCGAACTGTACCTTCCGAAGGACTGGACGGCGGACCGTGAACGCTGCCGGGCGGCCGGTATCGAGGACGATGTCGAGTTCGCTACCAAACCGGACCTGGGACTCCGCATGCTGCAACGCGCAGTGGAGGCTGGGATCCCGTTCGGCTGGGTAACTGCTGATGCCGTTTACGGCCAGACAAGCCGAATCCGGCTGTGGCTAGAAGAACACGAAATCCCTCACGTGCTGGCGGTCCCGAAATCGCAGATGGTCATCACGATGAAATTCTTCGGTCAGGCCCGCGCCCACGAGCTGATCAGCCGGCTTGCCGACGAGGAGTGGAAACCTCTGACCTGTGGCAACGGCGCTCACGGGCCGAGGGTTTACGACTGGGCGGCAGCCCCGATCCGTCCCTGGCGCGAAGAGGGCTGGGACCGCTGGCTGCTGGCACGCCGCAGCCTCACCGACCCCACGGACATCGCCTACTACATCTGCTTCTTCCCGGCCGGAACACCTCTTGAGGAACTCGTGCGGATCGCGGGATCCCGATGGATGGTCGAGGAATGCTTCCAGGCCGCGAAGAACGAGACCGGACTCGATCATTACCAAGTCCGCGGCTATACCGCGTGGTATCGGCACATAACTCTGTCCATGGCCGCTCTCGCCTTCCTCGCCATCCTGCGAGCGGAGGCAAAAAGGGGGATCCCGAAACCGATGGCGAGCGATCCCTCATACCCGTGA
- a CDS encoding recombinase family protein, translating into MKLATSSPERQRENVLTAAASVGADIIGWADDWEVSGATDPVSRPKLGPWLRDERGPYDGLVAAAVDRLGRNVVDCLNAGYKMRDEKKMLVTYGHDGAWNLDDPADENRFTMETWGAQMELRAIQRRNRDATVKTRAAGRPKGKPSYGFQYVRNVMGGRIDQVELHPHASEVLRNVARRILADPDNVTCSSEAARLNRAGEPSPADHLAVMYGKPAGGRPWSPQSLKNILLSEATLEYLMHRNRPVLGRGDGHPVRLCEGLWDRATHEALRNAILSRKAPWTRRSNREYLLTTVAMCGQCHTRLYAQTWKDAPPR; encoded by the coding sequence GTGAAGCTGGCGACGTCGTCCCCTGAGCGTCAGCGGGAGAACGTCCTCACAGCCGCAGCGTCCGTTGGCGCGGACATCATCGGCTGGGCCGACGACTGGGAGGTCTCGGGAGCCACCGACCCCGTGTCCCGCCCGAAGTTGGGCCCTTGGCTCCGGGACGAGAGGGGCCCCTACGACGGTCTCGTCGCGGCCGCCGTGGACCGGCTGGGCCGCAACGTCGTCGACTGCCTGAACGCCGGATACAAGATGCGGGACGAGAAGAAGATGCTCGTCACGTACGGGCACGACGGAGCCTGGAACCTCGACGACCCCGCTGACGAGAACCGTTTCACCATGGAGACATGGGGCGCGCAGATGGAACTGCGCGCGATCCAGCGCAGGAACCGTGACGCCACCGTCAAGACCCGCGCCGCCGGCCGTCCGAAGGGCAAGCCGTCGTACGGCTTTCAGTACGTGCGGAATGTGATGGGAGGGAGGATTGATCAGGTCGAACTGCACCCGCATGCGTCGGAAGTGCTGCGGAACGTCGCCCGTCGCATCCTGGCCGATCCGGACAACGTCACCTGCAGCAGCGAGGCCGCGCGTCTCAACCGTGCCGGGGAACCGTCACCCGCGGATCACCTGGCCGTGATGTACGGCAAGCCGGCAGGTGGACGACCGTGGTCGCCGCAGAGCCTGAAGAACATCCTTCTGTCGGAAGCCACCCTCGAGTATCTGATGCACCGCAACAGGCCCGTCCTCGGCAGGGGGGACGGTCACCCCGTACGGCTCTGCGAGGGGCTGTGGGACCGGGCCACGCACGAGGCGCTCAGGAACGCCATCCTCTCCCGGAAGGCTCCCTGGACCCGCCGTTCCAACCGCGAATACCTGTTGACCACAGTCGCCATGTGCGGGCAGTGCCATACGCGGCTCTACGCCCAGACGTGGAAGGACGCCCCACCGCGCTAG
- a CDS encoding secondary thiamine-phosphate synthase enzyme YjbQ has protein sequence MPDSFTTHLLSITTGETETVADLTADCERFLARAAHGRDGLLHVFVPHATAGIAVLETGAGSDEDLLAALKDLLPADDRWRHQHGHPGHGRDHVLPALVPPHATLPVIAGRLELGTWQSVCLVDTNIANGNRQVRLSFLG, from the coding sequence ATGCCTGATTCCTTCACCACACATCTGCTGAGCATCACCACCGGAGAGACGGAGACGGTCGCCGACCTGACGGCCGACTGTGAGCGGTTCCTCGCCCGCGCCGCTCACGGCAGGGACGGCCTGCTCCACGTCTTCGTCCCGCATGCGACCGCCGGGATCGCGGTCCTGGAGACCGGCGCGGGCAGCGACGAGGACCTCCTCGCCGCCCTGAAGGACCTGCTCCCCGCCGACGACCGCTGGCGCCACCAGCACGGCCACCCGGGCCACGGCCGCGACCACGTCCTGCCCGCCCTCGTACCACCGCACGCCACCCTGCCCGTGATCGCGGGACGGCTGGAGCTGGGGACGTGGCAGTCGGTCTGCCTGGTGGACACGAACATTGCCAACGGCAACCGTCAGGTCCGGCTGAGCTTCCTGGGCTGA
- a CDS encoding NAD(P)-binding domain-containing protein, which yields MNDFGAREMDVVVIGAGQAGLSAAYHLRRTGSEPDRDFVVLDHAPRPGGAWQFRWPSLTYGKVHGMHSLPGMELTKADDRLPSSEVIGAYFTAYERRFGLRVHRPVDVSAVREGGDGRLLVETSEGEYATRALINATGTWDRPFWPRYPGQESFLGRQLHTAHYQGPEEFAGLRVVVVGGGASATQHLMEIAEAASATYWVTRRPPVFREGPFGEEEGRAAVAMVEERVRLGLPPQSVVSVTGLPLSEAVRHAREQGVLDRLPMFERVTENGVAWADGREAAADVILWATGFRAAVDHLAPLKLREPGGGIRVEDTRAVRDPRVHLVGYGPSASTIGANRAGRAAVRSVGRLLNRAAARPDQHPSEHPATGRRARPNHSRVQGAATPR from the coding sequence ATGAACGACTTTGGGGCGCGCGAGATGGACGTGGTCGTGATCGGCGCGGGGCAGGCGGGGCTCTCGGCCGCCTACCATCTGCGGCGTACCGGCTCCGAGCCCGACAGGGACTTCGTCGTGCTCGACCACGCGCCCCGGCCGGGCGGAGCCTGGCAGTTCCGCTGGCCCTCGTTGACGTACGGCAAGGTCCACGGCATGCACTCCCTGCCCGGTATGGAGCTAACGAAGGCCGATGACAGGCTGCCCTCGTCCGAGGTGATCGGCGCGTACTTCACGGCGTACGAGCGCCGCTTCGGGCTGCGGGTGCACCGGCCGGTCGACGTGAGCGCAGTACGCGAGGGCGGGGACGGCCGGCTGCTCGTGGAGACCTCGGAGGGCGAGTACGCCACCCGTGCGCTGATCAACGCGACGGGTACCTGGGACCGCCCGTTCTGGCCGCGCTACCCGGGCCAGGAGAGCTTCCTGGGACGGCAACTGCACACCGCGCACTATCAGGGGCCGGAGGAGTTCGCCGGGCTCCGGGTGGTCGTGGTCGGCGGCGGCGCCTCGGCCACCCAGCACCTGATGGAAATCGCGGAGGCCGCTTCGGCGACCTACTGGGTGACCCGCAGGCCCCCGGTGTTCCGCGAGGGGCCGTTCGGCGAGGAAGAGGGGCGTGCCGCCGTCGCGATGGTCGAGGAGCGTGTACGGCTCGGACTGCCGCCTCAGAGCGTGGTCAGCGTGACCGGGCTGCCGTTGAGCGAGGCCGTCCGGCACGCTCGTGAGCAGGGTGTGCTCGACCGACTCCCCATGTTCGAGCGCGTCACCGAGAACGGGGTGGCGTGGGCCGACGGCCGCGAGGCAGCGGCGGACGTGATCCTTTGGGCGACCGGTTTCCGGGCCGCCGTCGACCATCTGGCCCCGCTGAAGCTCCGCGAGCCCGGAGGTGGCATCCGCGTCGAGGACACCCGGGCCGTACGCGACCCGCGGGTGCATCTCGTCGGGTACGGGCCGTCCGCCAGCACGATCGGCGCCAACCGGGCCGGGCGTGCCGCGGTACGTTCGGTCGGGCGCCTGCTGAACCGCGCGGCCGCCCGGCCGGACCAGCACCCTTCCGAACATCCGGCCACGGGACGGCGTGCCCGGCCGAACCACTCCCGAGTCCAGGGGGCGGCCACGCCGCGGTAG
- a CDS encoding ABC transporter ATP-binding protein, giving the protein MKPDETVWTPPARDGRQPPAELRRIFRLFRPYRGRLALVGLLVGASSLVSVASPFLLREILDTAIPQGRTGLLTLLALGMILTAVMNSVFGVLQTLISTTVGQRVMHDLRTAVYTQLQRMPLAFFTRTRTGEVQSRIANDIGGMQATVTSTATSLVSNLTAVVATVVAMLALDWRLTVVSLLLLPVFVWISRRVGQERKKITTQRQKQMAAMAATVTESLSVSGILLGRTMGRSDSLTKTFAEESERLVDLEVRSSMAGRWRMSTIGIVMAAMPAVIYWAAGLTLRSDVTSVSLGTLVAFVSLQQGLFRPAVSLLSTGVQMQTSLALFQRIFEYLDLDVDITESEKPVRLEKVRGEIAFEDVTFGYDEKAGPTLSGIDVTVPAGHSLAVVGPTGSGKSTLSYLVPRLYDVTAGRVTLDGVDVRDLDFDTLARAVGVVSQETYLFHASVAENLRFAKPDATGEEIEAAARAAQIHEHIASLPDGYDTLVGERGYRFSGGEKQRLAIARTILRDPPVLILDEATSALDTRTEHAVQQAIDALSKGRTTLTIAHRLSTVRDADQIVVLDGGRAAERGTHEELLELGGRYAALISRDGVMAPAAVT; this is encoded by the coding sequence ATGAAACCCGACGAAACCGTGTGGACGCCGCCGGCCCGGGACGGTCGGCAGCCGCCCGCCGAACTGCGCCGTATCTTCCGCCTCTTCCGCCCCTACCGAGGTCGGCTCGCTCTGGTCGGCCTGCTGGTCGGCGCCTCCTCGCTGGTGTCGGTCGCCTCGCCCTTCCTCCTGCGCGAGATCCTGGACACGGCGATTCCCCAAGGTCGCACGGGCCTGCTCACGCTCCTCGCACTCGGCATGATCCTCACCGCGGTGATGAACAGCGTCTTCGGAGTCCTCCAGACCCTGATCTCCACGACGGTCGGCCAGCGGGTCATGCACGATCTGCGCACCGCGGTCTACACCCAGCTCCAGCGGATGCCGCTCGCCTTCTTCACCCGGACCCGCACCGGTGAGGTCCAGTCCCGCATCGCCAACGACATCGGGGGCATGCAGGCGACGGTCACCTCCACCGCGACCTCGTTGGTCTCCAACCTCACCGCGGTCGTCGCCACCGTGGTCGCCATGCTGGCGCTGGACTGGCGGCTCACGGTCGTCTCGCTGCTCCTGCTGCCCGTCTTCGTCTGGATCAGCCGCAGGGTGGGCCAGGAGCGAAAGAAGATCACCACCCAGCGCCAGAAGCAGATGGCGGCGATGGCGGCCACGGTCACCGAGTCGCTCTCGGTCAGCGGCATCCTGCTCGGCCGCACCATGGGACGGTCGGACTCGCTCACCAAGACGTTCGCCGAGGAGTCGGAGCGTCTGGTCGATCTGGAGGTGCGATCCAGCATGGCGGGGCGCTGGCGTATGTCGACGATCGGCATCGTCATGGCCGCCATGCCCGCCGTCATCTACTGGGCGGCCGGTCTCACCCTGCGCTCGGACGTCACATCGGTCTCCCTCGGCACGCTGGTCGCCTTCGTCTCGCTCCAGCAGGGCCTCTTCCGGCCGGCCGTGAGCCTGCTCTCCACCGGCGTGCAGATGCAGACGTCCCTCGCCCTGTTCCAGCGGATCTTCGAGTACCTCGACCTCGACGTGGACATCACCGAGTCCGAGAAGCCCGTCCGGCTGGAGAAGGTCCGGGGCGAGATCGCCTTCGAGGACGTCACCTTCGGCTACGACGAGAAGGCCGGTCCGACCCTGAGCGGCATCGACGTGACCGTGCCGGCCGGACACAGCCTGGCGGTCGTCGGGCCCACCGGATCGGGGAAGTCGACCCTCAGCTATCTGGTGCCGCGGCTGTACGACGTCACCGCGGGTCGGGTCACCCTCGACGGGGTGGACGTCCGGGACCTGGACTTCGACACCCTCGCCCGGGCCGTCGGCGTGGTTTCCCAGGAGACCTACCTCTTTCACGCCTCCGTTGCCGAGAACCTCCGCTTCGCCAAACCGGACGCCACCGGCGAGGAGATCGAGGCCGCGGCGCGCGCCGCCCAGATCCACGAGCACATCGCGTCCCTGCCCGACGGCTACGACACCTTGGTGGGGGAGCGTGGTTACCGCTTCTCGGGCGGTGAGAAGCAGCGGCTCGCCATCGCCCGCACCATCCTTCGGGACCCGCCGGTGCTGATCCTCGACGAGGCGACCAGTGCCCTCGACACCCGTACGGAACACGCCGTGCAGCAGGCGATCGACGCCCTGTCCAAGGGCCGCACAACCCTCACCATCGCCCACCGCCTCTCCACCGTCCGGGACGCGGACCAGATCGTCGTCCTGGACGGCGGCCGCGCCGCCGAGCGCGGCACCCATGAGGAACTCCTCGAGCTGGGCGGCCGCTACGCCGCACTGATCAGCCGCGACGGAGTCATGGCCCCGGCGGCGGTCACCTGA
- a CDS encoding MarR family winged helix-turn-helix transcriptional regulator: MDSPDSAPDSDGLLAEQLLRLTRRLQRIQSRQLEPIGITPAQFRLLRTVAHYEDPPRMADLALRLDVVPRAVTTLVDGLEACGRVRRAPDPTNRRVVRIEITDEGRAVLRSLRNARRTAVQEILTPLTTGQREVLGGLLTALVDGMPEHHRR, from the coding sequence ATGGATTCCCCCGACTCCGCACCCGACTCCGACGGCCTCCTGGCCGAGCAGCTGCTGCGGCTCACCCGCCGCCTCCAGCGCATCCAGAGCAGGCAGCTGGAGCCGATCGGCATCACCCCGGCCCAGTTCCGGCTCCTGCGCACGGTCGCGCACTACGAGGACCCTCCCCGGATGGCGGATCTGGCCCTGCGGCTCGATGTCGTGCCGCGTGCGGTGACCACCCTGGTCGACGGCCTGGAGGCGTGCGGCCGGGTCCGTCGCGCACCGGACCCGACCAATCGCCGGGTGGTCCGCATCGAGATCACCGACGAGGGCAGGGCCGTGCTGCGTTCCCTGCGCAACGCGCGCAGGACCGCCGTGCAGGAGATCCTCACCCCTTTGACCACCGGGCAGCGTGAGGTGCTCGGTGGCCTGTTGACCGCTCTGGTCGACGGGATGCCGGAGCACCATCGCCGCTGA
- a CDS encoding DUF2267 domain-containing protein, protein MQHDEMIGKVQALAQLPSRGPAERATWAVLATLGERLPSGLADHMAAQLPPELAASVREATGSSAVGPSSPAAERFGLATFAGRIAARAGTDEDAAVREAAAVLEVLDAALAPELMDNVAGALPADIRELLPSGRASDETG, encoded by the coding sequence ATGCAGCATGACGAAATGATCGGAAAAGTGCAGGCGCTGGCTCAGCTGCCGAGCCGAGGGCCGGCCGAGCGGGCGACGTGGGCCGTGCTGGCCACGCTGGGTGAACGGCTGCCGTCCGGGCTCGCCGACCACATGGCCGCTCAGCTACCGCCGGAACTCGCCGCGTCCGTTCGGGAGGCGACCGGTTCCTCGGCCGTCGGGCCTTCGAGTCCTGCGGCCGAGCGATTCGGCCTGGCCACGTTCGCCGGGCGGATCGCCGCCCGTGCCGGAACGGACGAGGACGCGGCCGTACGTGAGGCAGCCGCCGTGCTGGAGGTACTCGACGCCGCCCTGGCTCCGGAGCTCATGGACAACGTGGCCGGGGCGCTGCCCGCGGACATCCGAGAGCTGCTGCCCTCGGGCCGCGCCTCCGACGAGACGGGCTGA
- a CDS encoding DEAD/DEAH box helicase, with protein sequence MAKPDRDPESGPTPQSRTPHEPGRSRGMPRRPDDRALELRTEQERADTGVTDYDPDNVPPATDTPSRTSTEDTDAYREEKAEIDREVKRGEMKPDQLQARKDRDPYPPTHYDR encoded by the coding sequence ATGGCCAAGCCAGACCGCGACCCCGAGTCGGGTCCGACCCCGCAGAGCCGGACCCCTCACGAGCCGGGCCGGAGCCGGGGTATGCCGCGGCGCCCCGACGACAGGGCCCTGGAGCTGCGCACCGAGCAGGAGCGTGCGGATACGGGTGTCACCGACTACGACCCCGACAACGTCCCGCCGGCCACCGACACACCGTCGCGTACCTCCACCGAAGACACGGACGCCTACCGGGAGGAGAAGGCGGAGATCGACCGCGAGGTCAAGCGGGGCGAGATGAAGCCCGACCAGTTGCAGGCCCGCAAGGACCGCGACCCCTATCCGCCCACCCACTACGACCGTTGA
- a CDS encoding ABC transporter ATP-binding protein gives MQIRDLPYSDPGDPDVRSGPRFLLWLGRGQLTGQLKSLSWGLMHHCALAGLPLGVGLAVQAVVEGSGRGLVFAGLLIVALGVLVSVGDTMLHRTAVTNWITAAARVQQLLSRKTAELGSALTRRVAAGEVVAVSTGDVEKIGWFIEALSRFAAAALALVLICVWLVLYLPSLGLLVALAAPALALAVLPLLPRATRWADIQREKAGHATELASDTVAGLRVLRGIGGEELFLGRYRRASQEVRKAAVRSARMWALISAVQVLLPGVLLIALVRYGATLVQDGRIEVGQLVTVYSAATLMLFPLRNFEEIAMAYSFSRPSAQRAVRVLSLSRSTQASTLEAMVPEGDLYDPVTGLLAPRGLFTAVVCGDPDEAGRLADRLGGHAEPGGGRADDTRADDGTRTHGGEEDADDRDCGEAGTAGAEGDRAGRRRIPSVLLGGVALDDLPLGSARTAVLVQDKDPVLLSGTLRELLDVPSRGTVAPKDALAAAQCADVLDALAQASADADGDPMNTRITERGRSLSGGQRQRLALARSLVTDPEALVLDEPTSAVDSHTESRVAAGVKRLREGRTTVAFSSSPLLLGLADRVALVHGGRVVATGTHQDLLRDEPRYRAVVTRETDDTIAAPAAQDGPDRLASTDASRTAEAIEEIEERA, from the coding sequence ATGCAGATTCGCGATCTTCCGTACTCGGATCCCGGCGATCCCGACGTCAGGTCGGGCCCACGTTTCCTCCTCTGGCTGGGCCGCGGTCAGCTCACCGGCCAGCTCAAGTCCCTCTCCTGGGGGCTGATGCACCATTGTGCGCTCGCCGGACTTCCGCTCGGTGTGGGGCTCGCGGTCCAGGCCGTCGTCGAGGGTTCCGGCCGCGGCCTCGTGTTCGCCGGGCTGCTCATCGTCGCGCTCGGCGTCCTCGTCTCGGTGGGCGACACCATGCTCCACCGGACGGCGGTCACCAACTGGATCACCGCGGCGGCCCGGGTGCAGCAGCTGCTGTCCCGTAAGACCGCGGAACTGGGGTCGGCGCTGACCCGGCGGGTCGCGGCGGGCGAGGTCGTCGCCGTCTCCACCGGTGACGTCGAGAAGATCGGCTGGTTCATCGAGGCCCTGTCGCGTTTCGCCGCGGCCGCGCTCGCCCTCGTCCTGATCTGCGTCTGGCTCGTCCTCTATCTGCCGTCCCTGGGCCTCCTGGTCGCGCTCGCGGCGCCCGCCCTCGCCCTCGCCGTGCTGCCGCTCCTCCCCCGGGCCACCCGGTGGGCGGACATCCAGCGCGAGAAGGCGGGTCACGCCACCGAGCTGGCCTCCGACACCGTGGCGGGCCTGCGCGTGCTGCGCGGAATCGGCGGCGAGGAGCTGTTCCTCGGCCGCTATCGGCGCGCTTCCCAGGAGGTCCGCAAGGCAGCCGTGCGCAGCGCCCGGATGTGGGCCCTCATCTCGGCTGTCCAGGTACTCCTTCCGGGCGTGCTGCTGATCGCGTTGGTCCGGTACGGGGCCACGCTGGTGCAGGACGGGCGCATCGAGGTCGGGCAGCTGGTGACCGTCTACAGCGCGGCGACGCTGATGCTCTTCCCGCTCCGGAACTTCGAGGAGATCGCCATGGCGTACTCCTTCTCCCGGCCGTCCGCGCAGCGGGCCGTCCGGGTGCTGTCCCTGAGCCGCAGCACCCAGGCGTCGACGCTCGAGGCGATGGTCCCCGAGGGGGACCTGTACGACCCCGTGACCGGACTGCTGGCGCCCCGGGGTCTGTTCACCGCCGTGGTCTGCGGCGACCCCGACGAGGCGGGCAGGCTGGCCGACCGGCTCGGCGGACACGCCGAGCCCGGCGGCGGACGGGCAGACGACACACGGGCAGACGACGGCACACGGACGCACGGCGGCGAAGAGGACGCCGACGACCGGGACTGCGGCGAGGCGGGCACGGCAGGGGCCGAAGGGGACCGCGCCGGGAGGCGCCGGATCCCGTCGGTGCTGCTCGGCGGTGTGGCCCTGGACGATCTGCCGCTCGGCTCGGCCCGGACCGCGGTCCTCGTGCAGGACAAGGACCCGGTGCTGCTCTCCGGGACGCTGCGCGAGCTGCTGGACGTACCGTCGCGAGGCACGGTCGCCCCGAAGGACGCGCTGGCCGCCGCGCAGTGCGCCGACGTGCTGGACGCGCTGGCCCAGGCGTCCGCCGACGCGGACGGCGATCCGATGAACACCCGGATCACCGAGCGTGGGCGCTCCCTCTCCGGCGGCCAGCGCCAGCGGCTCGCGCTGGCGCGCTCCCTGGTCACCGATCCCGAGGCGCTCGTGCTGGACGAACCGACGTCCGCCGTCGACTCGCACACGGAGTCCCGGGTCGCCGCGGGTGTGAAGCGGCTGCGGGAGGGCCGGACGACGGTGGCGTTCTCCTCGTCCCCCTTGCTGCTGGGTCTCGCCGACCGGGTGGCGCTGGTACACGGCGGCCGGGTCGTGGCGACCGGTACCCACCAGGACCTGCTGCGCGACGAGCCGCGCTACCGGGCGGTCGTCACCCGGGAGACCGACGACACCATCGCGGCCCCGGCCGCCCAGGACGGACCGGACCGGCTCGCCTCGACCGACGCGTCGCGGACGGCCGAAGCCATCGAGGAAATCGAGGAGCGGGCATGA